A stretch of Camelina sativa cultivar DH55 chromosome 18, Cs, whole genome shotgun sequence DNA encodes these proteins:
- the LOC104762977 gene encoding uncharacterized protein LOC104762977 isoform X4 produces MAGTGTGTGTGKCLLVTGPPGVGKTTLIMRVLDMMRMRMRMKGLSNPNLKIQGFYTQEMRERRGGQRVGFQVVTLDGRTSLLASSTVSSQESMTSWPSVGKYKVDIASFESIALPELQVKEDTHLFIIDEVGKMEMFSPSFFPAVLTVLESNIPLLASIPSPKSGGHLPGVARLKNQPGVTIINLSESNRDSMKRHIFDVLSGWLHNGNQ; encoded by the exons ATGGCAGGCACCGGCACCGGCACCGGCACCGGGAAATGCCTTCTTGTCACCGGCCCTCCG GGTGTCGGAAAAACCACATTGATCATGAGAGTGTTGGAtatgatgaggatgaggatgaggatgaaggGGCTTTCCAACCCCAACCTAAAGATCCAAGGTTTCTACACTC AAGAGATGAGGGAACGCCGAGGAGGACAAAGGGTTGGTTTTCAAGTGGTCACCTTGGATGGCCGCACAAGTTTGCTTGCTTCTTCTACTGTTTCTAG TCAAGAATCCATGACATCATGGCCTAGCGTTGGCAAGTATAAAGTGGACATTGCATCCTTTGAGTCTATAGCATTGCCTGAGCTTCAG GTCAAAGAGGACACCCATCTTTTCATCATTGATGAAGTTGGCAAGATGGAGATGTTTAGTCCATCCTTCTTTCCCGCTGTCCTCACTGTTTTGGAATCCAACATTCCTCTTCTTGCTTCCATTCCTAGCCCAAAATCTGGTGGACATCTTCCTGGAG TGGCGAGGTTGAAGAACCAACCGGGAGTGACAATAATCAATCTGAGCGAGAGTAACAGAGATTCAATGAAAAGACATATCTTTGACGTTTTGTCTGGATGGCTGCACAATGGCAATCAGTAG
- the LOC104762977 gene encoding uncharacterized protein LOC104762977 isoform X2 encodes MAGTGTGTGTGKCLLVTGPPGVGKTTLIMRVLDMMRMRMRMKGLSNPNLKIQGFYTRKSRPEEMRERRGGQRVGFQVVTLDGRTSLLASSTVSSQESMTSWPSVGKYKVDIASFESIALPELQVKEDTHLFIIDEVGKMEMFSPSFFPAVLTVLESNIPLLASIPSPKSGGHLPGVARLKNQPGVTIINLSESNRDSMKRHIFDVLSGWLHNGNQ; translated from the exons ATGGCAGGCACCGGCACCGGCACCGGCACCGGGAAATGCCTTCTTGTCACCGGCCCTCCG GGTGTCGGAAAAACCACATTGATCATGAGAGTGTTGGAtatgatgaggatgaggatgaggatgaaggGGCTTTCCAACCCCAACCTAAAGATCCAAGGTTTCTACACTCGTAAGTC ACGCCCAGAAGAGATGAGGGAACGCCGAGGAGGACAAAGGGTTGGTTTTCAAGTGGTCACCTTGGATGGCCGCACAAGTTTGCTTGCTTCTTCTACTGTTTCTAG TCAAGAATCCATGACATCATGGCCTAGCGTTGGCAAGTATAAAGTGGACATTGCATCCTTTGAGTCTATAGCATTGCCTGAGCTTCAG GTCAAAGAGGACACCCATCTTTTCATCATTGATGAAGTTGGCAAGATGGAGATGTTTAGTCCATCCTTCTTTCCCGCTGTCCTCACTGTTTTGGAATCCAACATTCCTCTTCTTGCTTCCATTCCTAGCCCAAAATCTGGTGGACATCTTCCTGGAG TGGCGAGGTTGAAGAACCAACCGGGAGTGACAATAATCAATCTGAGCGAGAGTAACAGAGATTCAATGAAAAGACATATCTTTGACGTTTTGTCTGGATGGCTGCACAATGGCAATCAGTAG
- the LOC104762977 gene encoding uncharacterized protein LOC104762977 isoform X5 produces the protein MAGTGTGTGTGKCLLVTGPPGVGKTTLIMRVLDMMRMRMRMKGLSNPNLKIQGFYTQMRERRGGQRVGFQVVTLDGRTSLLASSTVSSQESMTSWPSVGKYKVDIASFESIALPELQVKEDTHLFIIDEVGKMEMFSPSFFPAVLTVLESNIPLLASIPSPKSGGHLPGAVARLKNQPGVTIINLSESNRDSMKRHIFDVLSGWLHNGNQ, from the exons ATGGCAGGCACCGGCACCGGCACCGGCACCGGGAAATGCCTTCTTGTCACCGGCCCTCCG GGTGTCGGAAAAACCACATTGATCATGAGAGTGTTGGAtatgatgaggatgaggatgaggatgaaggGGCTTTCCAACCCCAACCTAAAGATCCAAGGTTTCTACACTC AGATGAGGGAACGCCGAGGAGGACAAAGGGTTGGTTTTCAAGTGGTCACCTTGGATGGCCGCACAAGTTTGCTTGCTTCTTCTACTGTTTCTAG TCAAGAATCCATGACATCATGGCCTAGCGTTGGCAAGTATAAAGTGGACATTGCATCCTTTGAGTCTATAGCATTGCCTGAGCTTCAG GTCAAAGAGGACACCCATCTTTTCATCATTGATGAAGTTGGCAAGATGGAGATGTTTAGTCCATCCTTCTTTCCCGCTGTCCTCACTGTTTTGGAATCCAACATTCCTCTTCTTGCTTCCATTCCTAGCCCAAAATCTGGTGGACATCTTCCTGGAG CAGTGGCGAGGTTGAAGAACCAACCGGGAGTGACAATAATCAATCTGAGCGAGAGTAACAGAGATTCAATGAAAAGACATATCTTTGACGTTTTGTCTGGATGGCTGCACAATGGCAATCAGTAG
- the LOC104762977 gene encoding uncharacterized protein LOC104762977 isoform X1: MAGTGTGTGTGKCLLVTGPPGVGKTTLIMRVLDMMRMRMRMKGLSNPNLKIQGFYTRKSRPEEMRERRGGQRVGFQVVTLDGRTSLLASSTVSSQESMTSWPSVGKYKVDIASFESIALPELQVKEDTHLFIIDEVGKMEMFSPSFFPAVLTVLESNIPLLASIPSPKSGGHLPGAVARLKNQPGVTIINLSESNRDSMKRHIFDVLSGWLHNGNQ, encoded by the exons ATGGCAGGCACCGGCACCGGCACCGGCACCGGGAAATGCCTTCTTGTCACCGGCCCTCCG GGTGTCGGAAAAACCACATTGATCATGAGAGTGTTGGAtatgatgaggatgaggatgaggatgaaggGGCTTTCCAACCCCAACCTAAAGATCCAAGGTTTCTACACTCGTAAGTC ACGCCCAGAAGAGATGAGGGAACGCCGAGGAGGACAAAGGGTTGGTTTTCAAGTGGTCACCTTGGATGGCCGCACAAGTTTGCTTGCTTCTTCTACTGTTTCTAG TCAAGAATCCATGACATCATGGCCTAGCGTTGGCAAGTATAAAGTGGACATTGCATCCTTTGAGTCTATAGCATTGCCTGAGCTTCAG GTCAAAGAGGACACCCATCTTTTCATCATTGATGAAGTTGGCAAGATGGAGATGTTTAGTCCATCCTTCTTTCCCGCTGTCCTCACTGTTTTGGAATCCAACATTCCTCTTCTTGCTTCCATTCCTAGCCCAAAATCTGGTGGACATCTTCCTGGAG CAGTGGCGAGGTTGAAGAACCAACCGGGAGTGACAATAATCAATCTGAGCGAGAGTAACAGAGATTCAATGAAAAGACATATCTTTGACGTTTTGTCTGGATGGCTGCACAATGGCAATCAGTAG
- the LOC104762977 gene encoding uncharacterized protein LOC104762977 isoform X3 has translation MAGTGTGTGTGKCLLVTGPPGVGKTTLIMRVLDMMRMRMRMKGLSNPNLKIQGFYTQEMRERRGGQRVGFQVVTLDGRTSLLASSTVSSQESMTSWPSVGKYKVDIASFESIALPELQVKEDTHLFIIDEVGKMEMFSPSFFPAVLTVLESNIPLLASIPSPKSGGHLPGAVARLKNQPGVTIINLSESNRDSMKRHIFDVLSGWLHNGNQ, from the exons ATGGCAGGCACCGGCACCGGCACCGGCACCGGGAAATGCCTTCTTGTCACCGGCCCTCCG GGTGTCGGAAAAACCACATTGATCATGAGAGTGTTGGAtatgatgaggatgaggatgaggatgaaggGGCTTTCCAACCCCAACCTAAAGATCCAAGGTTTCTACACTC AAGAGATGAGGGAACGCCGAGGAGGACAAAGGGTTGGTTTTCAAGTGGTCACCTTGGATGGCCGCACAAGTTTGCTTGCTTCTTCTACTGTTTCTAG TCAAGAATCCATGACATCATGGCCTAGCGTTGGCAAGTATAAAGTGGACATTGCATCCTTTGAGTCTATAGCATTGCCTGAGCTTCAG GTCAAAGAGGACACCCATCTTTTCATCATTGATGAAGTTGGCAAGATGGAGATGTTTAGTCCATCCTTCTTTCCCGCTGTCCTCACTGTTTTGGAATCCAACATTCCTCTTCTTGCTTCCATTCCTAGCCCAAAATCTGGTGGACATCTTCCTGGAG CAGTGGCGAGGTTGAAGAACCAACCGGGAGTGACAATAATCAATCTGAGCGAGAGTAACAGAGATTCAATGAAAAGACATATCTTTGACGTTTTGTCTGGATGGCTGCACAATGGCAATCAGTAG
- the LOC104762977 gene encoding uncharacterized protein LOC104762977 isoform X6, whose amino-acid sequence MKGVGKTTLIMRVLDMMRMRMRMKGLSNPNLKIQGFYTRKSRPEEMRERRGGQRVGFQVVTLDGRTSLLASSTVSSQESMTSWPSVGKYKVDIASFESIALPELQVKEDTHLFIIDEVGKMEMFSPSFFPAVLTVLESNIPLLASIPSPKSGGHLPGAVARLKNQPGVTIINLSESNRDSMKRHIFDVLSGWLHNGNQ is encoded by the exons ATGAAGGGTGTCGGAAAAACCACATTGATCATGAGAGTGTTGGAtatgatgaggatgaggatgaggatgaaggGGCTTTCCAACCCCAACCTAAAGATCCAAGGTTTCTACACTCGTAAGTC ACGCCCAGAAGAGATGAGGGAACGCCGAGGAGGACAAAGGGTTGGTTTTCAAGTGGTCACCTTGGATGGCCGCACAAGTTTGCTTGCTTCTTCTACTGTTTCTAG TCAAGAATCCATGACATCATGGCCTAGCGTTGGCAAGTATAAAGTGGACATTGCATCCTTTGAGTCTATAGCATTGCCTGAGCTTCAG GTCAAAGAGGACACCCATCTTTTCATCATTGATGAAGTTGGCAAGATGGAGATGTTTAGTCCATCCTTCTTTCCCGCTGTCCTCACTGTTTTGGAATCCAACATTCCTCTTCTTGCTTCCATTCCTAGCCCAAAATCTGGTGGACATCTTCCTGGAG CAGTGGCGAGGTTGAAGAACCAACCGGGAGTGACAATAATCAATCTGAGCGAGAGTAACAGAGATTCAATGAAAAGACATATCTTTGACGTTTTGTCTGGATGGCTGCACAATGGCAATCAGTAG
- the LOC104762977 gene encoding uncharacterized protein LOC104762977 isoform X7 yields MRVLDMMRMRMRMKGLSNPNLKIQGFYTRKSRPEEMRERRGGQRVGFQVVTLDGRTSLLASSTVSSQESMTSWPSVGKYKVDIASFESIALPELQVKEDTHLFIIDEVGKMEMFSPSFFPAVLTVLESNIPLLASIPSPKSGGHLPGAVARLKNQPGVTIINLSESNRDSMKRHIFDVLSGWLHNGNQ; encoded by the exons ATGAGAGTGTTGGAtatgatgaggatgaggatgaggatgaaggGGCTTTCCAACCCCAACCTAAAGATCCAAGGTTTCTACACTCGTAAGTC ACGCCCAGAAGAGATGAGGGAACGCCGAGGAGGACAAAGGGTTGGTTTTCAAGTGGTCACCTTGGATGGCCGCACAAGTTTGCTTGCTTCTTCTACTGTTTCTAG TCAAGAATCCATGACATCATGGCCTAGCGTTGGCAAGTATAAAGTGGACATTGCATCCTTTGAGTCTATAGCATTGCCTGAGCTTCAG GTCAAAGAGGACACCCATCTTTTCATCATTGATGAAGTTGGCAAGATGGAGATGTTTAGTCCATCCTTCTTTCCCGCTGTCCTCACTGTTTTGGAATCCAACATTCCTCTTCTTGCTTCCATTCCTAGCCCAAAATCTGGTGGACATCTTCCTGGAG CAGTGGCGAGGTTGAAGAACCAACCGGGAGTGACAATAATCAATCTGAGCGAGAGTAACAGAGATTCAATGAAAAGACATATCTTTGACGTTTTGTCTGGATGGCTGCACAATGGCAATCAGTAG